AGGCGCGGGAAAGAAAGCGGGGATATCGGAGAAAAGAAGGGGAGCAACGGCCGGTGCAAACGCGGCGTGCGATCCGGTGGACGACTCAGAGCACCTCGATGGCGATGGCGTGCAGACCCTGTGCGATAAAAACCTGGAGGGCATCATACACAAGCCGATGTCGCGCCACGCGGGGCTTCCCTTCGAACAGAGGGGAGGCGATGCGCACGCGGAAATGGGTGCCGCGGCCCTCCGCGTTGGCGCCCGAATGGCCTGCGTGGGCGGCGCTCTCGTCGATCACTTCGAGCTGCGTGGGGGCAAGCGCCTTGCGCAACGCGGCTTCGATGTCGGCGGCTGTGGGCAGCAGTGCGGTGCTCGTCGTCATGCCGTCGGCTTGTCTTCGTTCTTCAGGTGCGGCGCGATGTACAGGCCCTGCGCCACCAGGAAGACGATGGGGAACACATAGCCCCAGAGCTTGAAGTTGACCCAGGCCTCGGTCGTGAAGTACGCCGCCACGTAGCCGTTGATGATGGCCATGAACAGGCAGTAACCGATCCACGCCACATTGAGCCGCCCCCAGATGCGGTCGGGTAGCTCCAGCTGCGAGCCCAGCAGCATCTTCAGGAAGTTCTTCTTCAGCGCCCAGAGAGCCACGGCCAGCGCAATGGCCATGGCGCCGTACAGCACCGTCGGCTTCCACTTGATGAAGCGGTCGTCGTGCAGTGCCAGCGTGAGCGTGCCGAACAGCAGGATCAGCACCAGCGTGGCCTTCTGCATAGCCTGCAGCTTGCGCTCGGTGGCGTAGATGATCGCCATCTGCACGACAGTGGCGGCCATCAGCACGCCGGTGGCGGTGTAGATGTCGCCGAGCTTGTAGGCGCCGAAGAACAGCAGGATCGGGAAGAAGTCGAGGAGCAGTTTCATTTTTTCTGGAAGTCGAGCGACGCCGAATTCATGCAGTAGCGCAGGCCGGTTTCGGTGGGGCCGTCGGGAAACACGTGGCCCAGGTGGGCACCGCAATTGGCGCACACGTTCTCGGTGCGCACCATGCCGTGCGAGCGGTCGACGATGTTGCGGATGGCACCGGGCACGGCTTCTTCCGAGAAGCTGGGCCAGCCGCAGCCAGCGTCGAACTTGGTCGTCGACTCGAACAGCTTGGCGCCGCAGCACACGCAGTGATACGTGCCGTCGTCCCAGTGCGCTTCGTACTTGCCGGTGAAGGGGCGTTCGGTGGCCGCGTGGCGCGTTACCTCGAAGGCCACGGGCTCAGCGCCTTTTTCAGCGAGCAGGGCTTTCCATTCGGCGTCGGTTTTCTGTACGGGAGTGGTCATGATGAGCAGCTGATTTCGATCGTGGAGGCCCAGTCGGGCGGGAAGCCGGCCAGTGCGTCGGCGTCGGGATGTTCTTCAAATGGGGACTGGAGCACAGCCAGCAAGGTTGCCACAGCCGAGTGGTCCTTTTGCTGACTTGCTTCGATGGCTTGCTGCCCCAGGTGGTTCCGCAACACGAATCTGGGATTCGATTTGAGCATCAGATCGGCGGTTTGCGCGCGCCCAGCGGGCGTGTGGCGCTCCGAAAACGCTAGCGCCCACGCATCGAAACCCTGGCGGTCCAGGAACAGGTCGCGTACCGGCTCGATGTTGCCGTCGGCCATGTAGTTGGAGAGCCGGCGCCAGAAGATCGTGTAGTCGACCTTGCCCGCGGCCAGCAGCTTGAGCACACCCTCGATCAACGCGCGATCGCCTTCGCCCGCGTCGGCAAGGCCCAGCTTGGCGCGCATGCGGCCCTCGAACTCGTTCGGGAACACCGTCTTGTAAGACTCCAGCGCGGCCACTGCCACTTCCTGGTCGCCGATCAACGGCAGCAACGCCTGCGCCAGGCAGAACAGGTTCCAGTAGGCCACGTTGGGCTGTTGGTTGAAGGCGTAGCGCCCGTTGGTGTCGCTGTGGTTGCAGATGTGGCGCGGATCGAAGCCGTCGAGAAACTGGAACGGTCCGTAATCGATGGTGAGCCCGAGGATGCTCATGTTGTCGGTGTTCATCACCCCGTGGCAGAAGCCCACGGCCTGCCATTGGGCGAGCAGGGCGGCGGTGCGCTCGCTCACGGCTTCGAGGAAGGCTGCGTACGCATTGCCGTTGAAGCGGTCGGTGGTGCGGCACGCCGGGTAGTAGCGGTCGATGACGTAGTCGGCCAGCGCCCGCAACTCGTCTTCGCGCTGGTTGGCCGCGAAGTGCTCGAAGTGGCCGAAGCGGACGAAGCTCGGTGCCACGCGTGTCACGACGGCCGAGCTTTCCGGCTCCTCGCGGTACACGCGGGCGTCGGAGCCGGTCACGCACAGTGCGCGGGTGGTCGGGATGCCGAGACCGTGCATGGCCTCGCTGCAGAGAAACTCGCGGATGCTGGAGCGCAGCACCGCGCGGCCGTCGCCGCCGCGCGAGTAGGGCGTGCGGCCCGCGCCTTTCAGCTGCACTTCGAGCCCGCCCTCGGTCTCGCCGATCATGATGGCGCGCCCGTCGCCGAGCTGGCCGGCCCACACGCCGAACTGATGGCCGCTGTACACCGTGGCGAAGGGGCGGGTGCCGGCGATAGGCAGGCTGCCGGTCAGGGCCGCCAGCGTTGCATTCGACGAATGCCAATCAGGCGGCAGGCCCAGCTCGCGGGCGACGGCTTCGCTGCGGCCCACCCAGTACGGATCGGGCAGCGGCGTCGGTCGCAATTCGGTGAGAAACGCCGGGCCAAGGGTGGCGAAACCGGGTTTCCAGCGCAGCCCCAGGTCCGCGACCTCGGTGTCTTCAGCAAGCAGGCTCATGGGCGGATTGTCCGGCACAGCGCGTAACCCCTTGCCAAGCGGGCCATCGCGGCCCCAGCACGTGACCTGGGAGGCTCAGGCAGCCAGCGGCGCGGGGCTGTCCCAGATGCGCGCCCGGTACTGCGCCGGCGGAACGCCGAACCAGCGCTTGCAGGCGCGAAAGAAGTTGCTGGTGTCGACAAAGCCCAGCATGTCCGCCACGTCGGTCAGCGTGTGGCGGTCTTCCGCCAGGTACTGCTGCGCGAGTTCGCGGCGGGTGCGGTCGAGCAAGCCCTGGAACGACACCGACTCTTCCTGCAGCCGCCGCTGCAGTGTGCGCTCGGCCAGCCCCAAGCCCGAGGCCACGTCCTGCCGGCGCGGCTCGCCGTGCTGGAGCCGGCGTGCGATTTCGGCGCACACCAGGCTGCTGGTGGTGGTCTGGCCCAGCAGGTTCAGTTGATCGTCGAGCAGGTGCTCCTGCATCTCGCCGAGCACCGGGTGGAAGGTGGGCAGCGGCATCGTCATGTCGGCCGTCGACAGCAGCAGCCGGTTGGCGACGGCGTTGAAGCGCACTTCGCAGCCGAAGGCCTCGCGGTGCAGCCGGTCGTTGGCCGGCGCGGGGTAGACGAACTCCATGGCCAGCGGCTGCAGGTCGCGCCGCGTGAGCCACTGGCACTGCATGAGCACGGTCAGCAGGGCGTATTCGACGCGCTGGCGCGGAATCGGCAGGCTGCCGCCGGTGTGCTCCATCACCATCCAGCAGCCGCGCGGCTCGGGGTGCATCGAGAAGGCGGTCGCGTCCGAGATCACCGCCATGTAGCGCGTCAGCCGTGTGAGCGCAGCGCCCAGGTCGGGGCTGCAGGCCATGGCGTGACCGACCGTGCCCAGTTTGCTGTGCGTGGCGGCCAGGTCGCGGTGCAGGCCCAGAGTGGGCTTGCCGGCGCGCGCCACCGCGAGCTGCCAAAGCACCGAGATCTCGTCGACCGGGATGCGCGTGTTCTGGCGGTGCAGTGAATCGGGGTCGAAGCCGGCATCGCGCAACAGCGAAGGCACGTCCAGCCCCTCTGCCTCGAACATCGACAGCACACCCTCCAGCCACGCGGCCGAGCTGGTGCGCAGCTCCGGCTGCGGCATGCCGCCGGCCCGTCGCTGCGGCCCGCGCTGGCGGTGCGACAGGGAGGCTCCTGAAGTCATTCGTTTGGCTTCCTTGCGATAGCGGTGAAAACGACGCCGGTTTCTAGAATTTTTTTGCGTGCTCGGCGGCCCGGAGTATGGGTGCCGCGCACCAGGCCAGGAATTCCGATTAACCCGGTGTGGAGACAAAAACATGAAGACAGAGACAACGGCACAAAACCAGGGTGCAGCAAGAAAAACGGCGGTGGGCAAGGCCATCGCCACCATGGTGGCAGCGGCTGCCCTTGCGGCCCTCTCGGCCTGCGGAGGCGGATCGTCCGGTTCGTCCGGCTTCACCTTCCTGCCGAGCGCGCCCCCACCGGCGCCGGCGCCCCCGGCCCCGCCTCCAGCCGATGGCCCGATGGTCCGCCAGACCACGGCCGGCAAGATCGAAGGCGTGGACGACGGCGCCACCTCGGGCACTTACTACTGGAAGGGCGTCCCGTTCGCCCAGCCGCCCGTGGGCGCGCTGCGCTGGCGCGCACCGGTCGCGCCCGAAGCCTGGAGCGGCATCCGCCAGACCGCCAAGTTCGGCAACGCCTGCCTGCAGATCGGCCGCATCTTCAGCCCCGGCCTGAACAACACATACGACGCCACCATCGGCACCAACCTCGGCAAGCCGGTCGGCAGCGAAGACTGCCTGTTCGTCAACATCTGGCGCCCGGCGACGGACGAGAAGAATCTGCCGGTGCTGCTGTTCGTGCATGGCGGGAGCAACATCTCGGGCTACACGGCCGACCCGCTGTACGACGGCGCCAAGCTGGCGAAGGCCGCCAACGCGGTGGTCATCACCGCCAGCTATCGGCTCGGCATCCTGGGCTTCCTGAACATGCCGCAGCTACGACCGGGCGGCACCGCGGGGGACGACTCGGGCAACTTCGCGCTGCTCGACAACATGGCGGCGCTACGGTTCATCCAGAACAACGTCGCCAACTTCGGCGGCGATCCAGGCAACGTCACGCTGTCGGGCGAGTCGGCCGGCGCCACCAACCTGCTGTCGGTGATGACTTCGCCGATGGCCAAGGGCCTGTTCCACAAGGCCTTCGAGATGAGCGGCGGTATTTCGCTCGCGAGCAACCTGCCGCCCGGTACGCTGCCTTCGCTGTCGCCGGCCTCGACCTCGCTTGCGCAGGGCGCAGCCATCCTGGAGAAGCTGCTCGTTGCAGACGGCACCTCGGCCGATGCAACCGCTGCCAAGGCCTACATCGCCACCCGCACGCCGGAGCAGATCGCCGAGTACCTGCGCGCGCAGGACGGCGGCAAGATGCTGGGCACCGTGGTCGCCGCAGGGTTGGGCTCGGTCGGGCCCATTCCCGATGGCACCGTGATCCCGACCGACCCCATCGGTGCCATCGCGGCCGACCAGTACCTGAAGGTGCCCATGCTCGCGGGCAACACGCGCGACGAGGGCAAGCTCTTCGCGTCGCTGCTGGGGACCATCGGCTTTCCGACCTCGGGCTGGATCGTCAACGACGCCCAGCGCTTCTCGCTGATGTTCAACTTCGACCCCGATGCCGCACCCACGCTCACCGTGAACGACATCATCGACCCGTTCTACCTTCCGGTAGACAAGCTCGGCACTGGCTACAACGCAGCCACCGCGCTCGTCACGAAGGGGCTGTTCGAGGCCAACCGCAGCAACCTGCTCGACACGATGAAGACGCGCCAGTCGAACATCTGGCATTACCGTCTCGACTGGTCGCAGGAAGCGGCGCCGTGGAATGACGTGTATGGCGCCTCGCACGCCTTCGATCTGCCGTTCGTGTTCGGCAATTTCGGCCCCTCGGTGCTGTCGAACGTCATGGGCGGCAAGGCCAATGAGAAGGGGCGGCTCGCGCTGTCGAACGCCGTCATGGCCAGCATCGGCGCCTTCATGCGCAAGGGCGATCCGAACACGCCCGAACTTGGTGCGACCTGGGCGCCGTGGCCGTCGCAATTGCTGCTCGACGCCACGCCGCTGGCGGCCAGGATCACGCCGGTGCAATGAGCCGCTTCGTTCAATCGTGCAGTGCGGGTTTGTGTCATTGTGGAAGTGGCCGAAGCTTGCGTGAATCCGTTGTCCG
This is a stretch of genomic DNA from Variovorax paradoxus. It encodes these proteins:
- a CDS encoding BolA family protein — protein: MTTSTALLPTAADIEAALRKALAPTQLEVIDESAAHAGHSGANAEGRGTHFRVRIASPLFEGKPRVARHRLVYDALQVFIAQGLHAIAIEVL
- a CDS encoding septation protein A; amino-acid sequence: MKLLLDFFPILLFFGAYKLGDIYTATGVLMAATVVQMAIIYATERKLQAMQKATLVLILLFGTLTLALHDDRFIKWKPTVLYGAMAIALAVALWALKKNFLKMLLGSQLELPDRIWGRLNVAWIGYCLFMAIINGYVAAYFTTEAWVNFKLWGYVFPIVFLVAQGLYIAPHLKNEDKPTA
- the msrB gene encoding peptide-methionine (R)-S-oxide reductase MsrB gives rise to the protein MTTPVQKTDAEWKALLAEKGAEPVAFEVTRHAATERPFTGKYEAHWDDGTYHCVCCGAKLFESTTKFDAGCGWPSFSEEAVPGAIRNIVDRSHGMVRTENVCANCGAHLGHVFPDGPTETGLRYCMNSASLDFQKK
- a CDS encoding protein adenylyltransferase SelO; translation: MSLLAEDTEVADLGLRWKPGFATLGPAFLTELRPTPLPDPYWVGRSEAVARELGLPPDWHSSNATLAALTGSLPIAGTRPFATVYSGHQFGVWAGQLGDGRAIMIGETEGGLEVQLKGAGRTPYSRGGDGRAVLRSSIREFLCSEAMHGLGIPTTRALCVTGSDARVYREEPESSAVVTRVAPSFVRFGHFEHFAANQREDELRALADYVIDRYYPACRTTDRFNGNAYAAFLEAVSERTAALLAQWQAVGFCHGVMNTDNMSILGLTIDYGPFQFLDGFDPRHICNHSDTNGRYAFNQQPNVAYWNLFCLAQALLPLIGDQEVAVAALESYKTVFPNEFEGRMRAKLGLADAGEGDRALIEGVLKLLAAGKVDYTIFWRRLSNYMADGNIEPVRDLFLDRQGFDAWALAFSERHTPAGRAQTADLMLKSNPRFVLRNHLGQQAIEASQQKDHSAVATLLAVLQSPFEEHPDADALAGFPPDWASTIEISCSS
- a CDS encoding AraC family transcriptional regulator, with amino-acid sequence MSHRQRGPQRRAGGMPQPELRTSSAAWLEGVLSMFEAEGLDVPSLLRDAGFDPDSLHRQNTRIPVDEISVLWQLAVARAGKPTLGLHRDLAATHSKLGTVGHAMACSPDLGAALTRLTRYMAVISDATAFSMHPEPRGCWMVMEHTGGSLPIPRQRVEYALLTVLMQCQWLTRRDLQPLAMEFVYPAPANDRLHREAFGCEVRFNAVANRLLLSTADMTMPLPTFHPVLGEMQEHLLDDQLNLLGQTTTSSLVCAEIARRLQHGEPRRQDVASGLGLAERTLQRRLQEESVSFQGLLDRTRRELAQQYLAEDRHTLTDVADMLGFVDTSNFFRACKRWFGVPPAQYRARIWDSPAPLAA
- a CDS encoding carboxylesterase/lipase family protein; translation: MVAAAALAALSACGGGSSGSSGFTFLPSAPPPAPAPPAPPPADGPMVRQTTAGKIEGVDDGATSGTYYWKGVPFAQPPVGALRWRAPVAPEAWSGIRQTAKFGNACLQIGRIFSPGLNNTYDATIGTNLGKPVGSEDCLFVNIWRPATDEKNLPVLLFVHGGSNISGYTADPLYDGAKLAKAANAVVITASYRLGILGFLNMPQLRPGGTAGDDSGNFALLDNMAALRFIQNNVANFGGDPGNVTLSGESAGATNLLSVMTSPMAKGLFHKAFEMSGGISLASNLPPGTLPSLSPASTSLAQGAAILEKLLVADGTSADATAAKAYIATRTPEQIAEYLRAQDGGKMLGTVVAAGLGSVGPIPDGTVIPTDPIGAIAADQYLKVPMLAGNTRDEGKLFASLLGTIGFPTSGWIVNDAQRFSLMFNFDPDAAPTLTVNDIIDPFYLPVDKLGTGYNAATALVTKGLFEANRSNLLDTMKTRQSNIWHYRLDWSQEAAPWNDVYGASHAFDLPFVFGNFGPSVLSNVMGGKANEKGRLALSNAVMASIGAFMRKGDPNTPELGATWAPWPSQLLLDATPLAARITPVQ